The genomic segment TTTGGAACTTATGACTAAAATTACAGGACCGGATTTTCCTACAGGGGCTACCATTATGGGGAAAGCAGGAATTAGGGCTGCATATGAAACTGGTAAGGGAAAGATAATAGTAAGAGCGAATGCTGAGATAGAGGAAGAAAATGGAAGACACTCAATAATCGTTACTGAGATACCATATCAAGTAAATAAGGCAAAACTTGTAGAAAATATTGCTGATTTAGTAAAAGATAAAAAGATTACTGGAATCTCTGATTTGAGAGACGAATCAGACAGAGACGGTATGAGAATCGTAATTGAGCTTAAAAGAGATGCTAATCCAAGTGTAGTATTGAATTTATTATATAAGCACACAAAGCTTCAAGATACATTTGGCATTATTATGTTAGCATTAGTTAATAATGAGCCAAAGGTTTTAAATTTAAAGCAAATACTAGAAAATTATGTAGAATTTCAAAAAGAAGTTATAACAAGAAGAACTATATTTGATTTAAACAAGGCAGAGGCTAGAGCACATATCTTAGAAGGTTTAAAAATAGCATTAGATAACATAGATGAAGTAATAAGTATAATAAGAAATTCTAATACTACTGAAATTGCCAAAAATACTCTAATGGAAAGATTTGAACTTTCTGAGAAGCAATCTCAGGCTATATTAGAGATGAGATTAAGAAGATTAACTGGATTAGAAAGAGGTAAAATCGAGGAAGAGTATAATGAGCTAATGAAACAAATAGAATATCTAAAATCTATTTTAGCTAGTGAAGAAAAGCTGTTAGATGTTATTAAAGAGGAACTATTAGAAATAAAGAATAGGTACTCAGACGAGAGAAAAAGTAAAATTGAAAAAATAGTAAATGAAATTGATATAGAGGATTTAATTCAAGAAGAAGATGTTGTGATAACATTAACACATTCAGGATATATAAAAAGAATTTCGGCAGACACTTATTCATCACAAAGAAGAGGTGGAAAAGGAATTCAAGCAATGTCAACTAAGGAAGATGATTTTGTTGAGCACTTGATGATAACATCAACACATTCTGATGTACTATTCTTTACCAATAAAGGAAGAGTGTATAAGTTAAGAGCTTATGAAGTTCATGATGCTGGAAGACAGGCGAAAGGAACAAATCTGATAAATCTTATAGCAATAGAACCTGATGAAAAGATTCAAACAGTACTTACTGTAACAGATGAGAAAAAAGAAGGCTTTTTGTTTATGGGAACTAAGCAAGGAATAGTAAAGAAGACTCCATTAAGTGAATTTAAAAATCTAAGAAAGAATGGATTAATTGCAATAAGCTTAAAAGATGGCGATGAATTATTAAAAGTAAAGAATACTTATGGTGATGCTAACATTATGGTTGTAACTCAAAATGGTTATGCCGTTAAATTTAATGAAAAAGATGTTAGATCAATGGGAAGAACTGCGTCAGGTGTTAAAGCTATTAATTTAAAAGAAGATGATATAGCAGTATGTATGGATATTGCTGTTGATGGAGAAGAGTTATTAGTAATAAGTGAAAATGGATATGGAAAAAGAACTCCTATTGCTGAATATAAGCTTCAAAATAGGGGCGGAGTAGGGCTAATAACTTATAAAATTAGTGAAAAGACTGGAAAGCTTGCTGGCGCTACAATTTGTAAGGTAGATGATGAATTGATGCTTATAAATTCTAGTGGAGTAGCTATTAGAATTAATGTAGCAGATATCTCTGTAACAAGTAGATCAGCAATGGGGGTAACATTGATGAGAACGAATGAAGATGAGAAAGTTGTTGCAATAGCTAAAATATTAAGCAGTGATGATCAAGAAACTGAATCTAGTGATGAAGCTGAATCTGAAATAAATAATATAGAAGAATAATATTAAATATAATAAATCTTATAAGATTATAAATAAGGCATAACTATTGAATATAGGTTATGGCCTTATTTTTTTATAGGTATTATATATTAAAGTCTTATAAAAGTATCTACATATATGCCAGGCGTATCATAATAAGATATATTAAGTATCATATAGATATGTTAATTAATGTGAACATAAATTAATATAATTAGGTTATATTATATAAGTACTGTTGAATTATTATGTTAATATAAAAAACGTCGCTGAAGCACATAAACACTTTAATTAAATTTAGGAAAAATATTTTTGATATAATATAAAAATATTTTAAAAAGTTGTTGACAGTGTGTAAAACAGGTGATATACTAAGAAAGTCGCTTGAGGGTGACGAAAATTAATTCCTACAATGAGAATTGTAGGAAAGAAAATTGGTCTTTGAAAATTGAACAGAATAACATAAATACATTTAAGTAAACCAGCAATTTTTATTTGAGTAAGCTAAGATTAAACTTTTTATTGAGAGTTTGATCCTGGCTCAGGACGAACGCTGGCGGCGTGCTTAACACATGCAAGTCGAGCGATGAAGTTCCTTCGGGAACGGATTAGCGGCGGACGGGTGAGTAACACGTGGGTAACCTGCCTCATAGAGGGGAATAGCCTTTCGAAAGGAAGATTAATACCGCATAAGATTGTAGTTTCGCATGAAACAGCAATTAAAGGAGTAATCCGCTATGAGATGGACCCGCGTCGCATTAGCTAGTTGGTGAGGTAACGGCTCACCAAGGCGACGATGCGTAGCCGACCTGAGAGGGTGATCGGCCACATTGGGACTGAGACACGGCCCAGACTCCTACGGGAGGCAGCAGTGGGGAATATTGCACAATGGGGGAAACCCTGATGCAGCAACGCCGCGTGAGTGATGACGGTCTTCGGATTGTAAAGCTCTGTCTTCAGGGACGATAATGACGGTACCTGAGGAGGAAGCCACGGCTAACTACGTGCCAGCAGCCGCGGTAATACGTAGGTGGCAAGCGTTGTCCGGATTTACTGGGCGTAAAGGGAGCGTAGGTGGATATTTAAGTGGGATGTGAAATACTCGGGCTTAACCTGGGTGCTGCATTCCAAACTGGATATCTAGAGTGCAGGAGAGGAAAGTAGAATTCCTAGTGTAGCGGTGAAATGCGTAGAGATTAGGAAGAATACCAGTGGCGAAGGCGACTTTCTGGACTGTAACTGACACTGAGGCTCGAAAGCGTGGGGAGCAAACAGGATTAGATACCCTGGTAGTCCACGCCGTAAACGATGAATACTAGGTGTAGGGGTTGTCATGACCTCTGTGCCGCCGCTAACGCATTAAGTATTCCGCCTGGGGAGTACGGTCGCAAGATTAAAACTCAAAGGAATTGACGGGGGCCCGCACAAGCAGCGGAGCATGTGGTTTAATTCGAAGCAACGCGAAGAACCTTACCTAGACTTGACATCTCCTGAATTACCCTTAATCGGGGAAGCCCTTCGGGGCAGGAAGACAGGTGGTGCATGGTTGTCGTCAGCTCGTGTCGTGAGATGTTGGGTTAAGTCCCGCAACGAGCGCAACCCTTATTGTTAGTTGC from the Clostridium beijerinckii genome contains:
- the gyrA gene encoding DNA gyrase subunit A — protein: MDFNEGKVIPVDIKHEMKKCYIDYAMSVIVGRALPDVRDGLKPVHRRILYSLQELGLTPEKGYRKCARIVGDVLGKYHPHGDSSVYDALVRMAQDFSMRYMLVDGHGNFGSVDGDSAAAMRYTEAKMNKIAVEMLRDINKNTVDFMPNFDGEEQEPVVLPSRFPNLLVNGSSGIAVGMATNIPPHNLAEIIDGTIMLIDNPESTVLELMTKITGPDFPTGATIMGKAGIRAAYETGKGKIIVRANAEIEEENGRHSIIVTEIPYQVNKAKLVENIADLVKDKKITGISDLRDESDRDGMRIVIELKRDANPSVVLNLLYKHTKLQDTFGIIMLALVNNEPKVLNLKQILENYVEFQKEVITRRTIFDLNKAEARAHILEGLKIALDNIDEVISIIRNSNTTEIAKNTLMERFELSEKQSQAILEMRLRRLTGLERGKIEEEYNELMKQIEYLKSILASEEKLLDVIKEELLEIKNRYSDERKSKIEKIVNEIDIEDLIQEEDVVITLTHSGYIKRISADTYSSQRRGGKGIQAMSTKEDDFVEHLMITSTHSDVLFFTNKGRVYKLRAYEVHDAGRQAKGTNLINLIAIEPDEKIQTVLTVTDEKKEGFLFMGTKQGIVKKTPLSEFKNLRKNGLIAISLKDGDELLKVKNTYGDANIMVVTQNGYAVKFNEKDVRSMGRTASGVKAINLKEDDIAVCMDIAVDGEELLVISENGYGKRTPIAEYKLQNRGGVGLITYKISEKTGKLAGATICKVDDELMLINSSGVAIRINVADISVTSRSAMGVTLMRTNEDEKVVAIAKILSSDDQETESSDEAESEINNIEE